One region of Aurantimonas sp. HBX-1 genomic DNA includes:
- a CDS encoding ABC transporter ATP-binding protein, with amino-acid sequence MSAAAGEIDRVVADAGRPVVYELSRVTKTYGRGAIHALDPVDLTLRRGSFSSIIGPSGCGKSTLLKIMAGLVPPTSGRVVLNGTPVMGPRRDIGMMFQQATLFPWRTTLENVVLPIEIRDGQAAAKASHASARALLELVGLSGFEDVYPDKLSGGMAQRAAICRMLVTDPSMLLLDEPFSALDELSRDFMNMELQRICLEKNATTFLVTHSIPEAVILSDVVYVMSPRPGRFVEIIEIDLPRPRSLDMLTDPRLAAYVRRIRALLDEGAFQ; translated from the coding sequence ATGAGCGCGGCGGCCGGCGAGATCGATCGTGTGGTCGCCGACGCCGGCCGCCCTGTCGTCTACGAGCTGTCGCGCGTCACCAAGACCTACGGAAGGGGCGCGATCCACGCGCTCGACCCCGTCGATCTGACGCTGAGGCGCGGCAGCTTCTCGTCGATCATCGGGCCGTCGGGCTGCGGCAAGTCCACGCTCCTGAAGATCATGGCGGGCCTGGTGCCGCCGACCAGCGGCCGCGTCGTGCTCAACGGCACGCCGGTGATGGGGCCGCGCCGCGACATCGGCATGATGTTCCAGCAGGCGACGCTGTTTCCCTGGCGCACGACGCTGGAGAACGTCGTCCTGCCGATCGAGATCCGCGATGGCCAGGCGGCCGCCAAAGCGAGCCATGCGAGCGCCCGCGCCCTGCTGGAGCTGGTCGGCCTGTCGGGCTTCGAAGATGTCTATCCGGACAAGCTCTCGGGGGGCATGGCGCAGCGCGCCGCGATCTGTCGCATGCTGGTCACCGACCCGTCGATGCTGCTGCTCGACGAGCCGTTCAGCGCGCTCGACGAGCTGTCCCGCGACTTCATGAACATGGAGCTGCAGCGCATCTGCCTGGAGAAGAACGCCACCACCTTCCTCGTTACCCACTCGATCCCCGAGGCGGTGATCCTGTCGGACGTCGTCTATGTCATGTCGCCGCGGCCCGGCCGCTTCGTCGAGATCATCGAGATCGACCTGCCGCGGCCGCGCTCGCTCGACATGCTCACCGATCCGCGCCTCGCCGCCTATGTCCGGCGCATAAGGGCGCTTCTCGACGAAGGAGCCTTCCAATGA
- a CDS encoding ABC transporter substrate-binding protein, translated as MAFRTSSKRVGILAGLAALALSGTTAFAQEPTALTIVVPNPSALNNFPLHNAIGEGYFEEEGLTVTVEAVNGSASVLQALASGQAQIGNPGPGPVLSARARGEEVVFIYNQYPNSIFGLVVPEESDVQAPAELKGETIGVGTADGAEVGFTRAIMAEAGLMENEGYEFLAIGDGGTAAAAILGDEVAAYAAAASDAAIIEARGIPLREITPDGFLSYFGNGWAVTQAYLDENEDVVERFGRALVKGTRFGLDPANNEKTLAHAAAANPQEGEDTALAALLLEAAQTRINPQEQFRDKGFGYQPPEHWELWHKAQVETGALKAPLADLNAAYTNKFVEGWNAE; from the coding sequence ATGGCATTCCGCACGTCATCGAAGCGCGTCGGCATTCTCGCCGGCCTTGCGGCTCTCGCGCTTTCCGGCACGACGGCGTTCGCGCAGGAGCCCACGGCCCTGACGATCGTCGTCCCGAACCCGTCGGCGCTCAACAATTTCCCGCTGCACAACGCGATCGGCGAGGGCTACTTCGAGGAGGAGGGGCTGACCGTCACCGTCGAGGCGGTCAACGGTTCGGCCTCCGTGCTGCAGGCCCTGGCCTCGGGCCAGGCGCAGATCGGCAATCCGGGCCCCGGCCCGGTCCTCTCGGCCCGCGCGCGCGGCGAGGAGGTGGTGTTCATCTACAACCAGTATCCGAACTCGATCTTCGGCCTCGTCGTGCCTGAGGAATCGGACGTGCAGGCGCCGGCCGAGCTCAAGGGCGAGACCATCGGCGTCGGCACGGCGGACGGCGCCGAGGTGGGCTTCACCCGCGCGATCATGGCGGAAGCCGGCCTGATGGAGAACGAGGGCTACGAGTTCCTGGCCATCGGCGACGGCGGCACCGCGGCCGCCGCCATCCTCGGCGACGAGGTCGCGGCCTATGCGGCGGCGGCGAGCGACGCGGCGATCATCGAGGCGCGCGGCATCCCGCTCCGCGAGATCACGCCGGACGGCTTCCTCAGCTATTTCGGCAATGGCTGGGCGGTCACCCAAGCCTACCTCGACGAGAACGAGGACGTCGTCGAGCGCTTCGGCCGCGCCCTCGTGAAGGGAACCCGCTTCGGCCTCGACCCGGCGAACAACGAGAAGACGCTCGCCCACGCCGCCGCGGCGAACCCGCAGGAGGGCGAGGACACCGCGCTCGCGGCGCTGCTGCTCGAGGCCGCGCAGACCCGGATCAACCCGCAGGAGCAGTTCCGCGACAAGGGCTTCGGCTACCAGCCGCCCGAGCACTGGGAGCTGTGGCACAAGGCGCAGGTGGAGACCGGCGCGCTGAAGGCGCCGCTGGCCGACCTCAATGCCGCCTACACGAACAAGTTCGTCGAAGGCTGGAACGCCGAATGA
- a CDS encoding fumarylacetoacetate hydrolase family protein: MSQYVVDAPAIPAIPVEGSDAQFPVRRVYCVGRNYVAHVREMGGNEDRDPPLFFQKPADSLVLDGGTIPYPTMTKDFHFEVELVLAMKGGGLNIPQDKALDQIYGYAVGIDMTRRDIQGGGRPWEIAKSFDHSFPCGAIAPAAKVGHIQSGRIELTVNGETRQESDIELLIWKIPEIIANLSTYFELMPGDVILTGTPHGVGPVKPGDRIEARIDKLPVLHVTVGDSLA; the protein is encoded by the coding sequence ATGAGCCAGTATGTCGTCGATGCCCCGGCGATCCCCGCGATCCCCGTAGAGGGGTCGGATGCCCAGTTCCCGGTGCGCCGGGTCTATTGCGTCGGCCGCAACTACGTCGCCCACGTGCGCGAGATGGGCGGCAACGAGGATCGCGATCCGCCGCTGTTCTTCCAGAAGCCGGCCGACTCGCTGGTGCTGGACGGGGGGACCATCCCCTATCCGACGATGACCAAGGACTTCCATTTCGAGGTCGAGCTGGTGCTCGCCATGAAGGGCGGCGGGCTGAACATCCCGCAGGACAAGGCGCTCGACCAGATCTACGGCTATGCCGTCGGCATCGACATGACGCGCCGCGACATCCAGGGCGGCGGGCGCCCGTGGGAGATCGCCAAATCCTTCGATCACTCTTTCCCCTGCGGCGCGATCGCGCCGGCGGCAAAGGTTGGCCACATCCAGTCGGGCCGCATCGAGCTGACGGTGAACGGCGAGACCCGCCAGGAATCGGACATCGAACTGCTGATCTGGAAGATCCCCGAGATCATCGCGAACCTGTCGACCTATTTCGAGCTAATGCCGGGCGACGTCATCCTGACCGGCACGCCGCACGGCGTGGGCCCGGTCAAGCCGGGCGACCGGATCGAGGCGCGGATCGACAAGCTGCCCGTGCTGCACGTCACGGTGGGCGACAGCCTCGCCTGA
- a CDS encoding RraA family protein, which translates to MGFTIHPRRGGIDPAWIERFKALPVSTISDSMERLHGVGMPLRAKHDGSRMAGTAFTVKTRPGDNLIVHKALDLAAPGDVVVVDAGGALENAIIGELMAAHAEQRGLAGIVIFGAIRDSAELARGSFPVFAAGVTHRGPYKVGPGTINAPIAVAGMPVSPGDLVCGDTDGLLAIAPGEIVAVHERAAEKLAAEQRMMLAIRAGTDDRSWIDRALEAAGCEYRDA; encoded by the coding sequence ATGGGCTTCACCATTCATCCAAGGCGCGGTGGCATCGACCCGGCCTGGATTGAGCGTTTCAAGGCGCTGCCGGTTTCCACGATCAGCGATTCCATGGAGCGCCTCCACGGCGTCGGCATGCCGCTGCGCGCCAAGCATGACGGCAGCCGCATGGCGGGCACCGCCTTCACCGTGAAGACCCGGCCGGGCGACAACCTCATCGTCCACAAGGCGCTGGACCTCGCCGCGCCGGGCGACGTCGTCGTGGTCGATGCCGGCGGCGCGCTGGAGAACGCCATCATCGGCGAACTGATGGCCGCCCACGCCGAACAGCGGGGCCTTGCCGGCATCGTCATCTTCGGGGCGATCCGCGACAGCGCCGAACTGGCGCGCGGCAGCTTTCCGGTCTTCGCCGCGGGCGTCACCCATCGCGGCCCCTACAAGGTCGGACCCGGCACGATCAACGCGCCGATCGCCGTCGCCGGCATGCCGGTCTCGCCCGGCGACCTCGTCTGCGGCGACACCGACGGCCTGCTGGCGATCGCCCCCGGCGAGATCGTGGCCGTGCACGAGCGGGCCGCGGAGAAGCTCGCGGCGGAGCAGCGGATGATGCTGGCGATCCGCGCCGGTACGGACGACCGCTCCTGGATCGACCGGGCGCTCGAGGCCGCCGGCTGCGAGTACCGCGACGCCTGA
- a CDS encoding DUF427 domain-containing protein, with protein MDELPATTPQGSTAALRIERELRPVVIQRHDAVIAASRDALLVHGLSETPIYFVPRRDVYTEHLVETGTGPGLGGRDAKFWSVTASGGGLENAVWMFLRPEGAIEPLLDHFGFDPNPFNITAG; from the coding sequence ATGGACGAGCTACCCGCAACTACCCCGCAGGGGTCGACCGCCGCGCTCCGCATCGAGCGCGAGCTGCGCCCCGTCGTGATCCAGCGCCACGACGCCGTCATCGCCGCGAGCCGGGACGCGCTTCTCGTTCACGGCCTCAGCGAAACGCCGATCTATTTCGTGCCGCGGCGGGACGTCTACACCGAGCATCTGGTCGAGACGGGCACCGGCCCGGGTCTCGGCGGCCGGGACGCGAAATTCTGGTCCGTCACCGCGTCCGGCGGCGGGCTGGAGAACGCCGTGTGGATGTTCCTCAGGCCGGAAGGGGCGATCGAACCGCTCCTGGACCATTTCGGCTTCGATCCGAACCCGTTCAACATCACGGCGGGCTGA
- a CDS encoding DUF2383 domain-containing protein: MVTTVGTENTFEKLVENLLILEHDAIAAYESTIEKLDDAASKARIAEFKADHESHVAELTRMAGAIGTAAPQEGDLKQYLTTGKIALASLVGDKTILKAMSTNEVETKMAYDHAAKNDVATPDARTFFQKAYADETRHKAWMDAAAAA; the protein is encoded by the coding sequence ATGGTCACCACCGTCGGAACCGAAAACACCTTCGAGAAGCTCGTCGAGAACCTTCTCATCCTCGAGCACGATGCCATCGCGGCCTACGAGTCGACGATCGAGAAGCTCGACGACGCGGCCTCGAAGGCGAGGATCGCCGAGTTCAAGGCCGATCACGAAAGCCACGTCGCGGAACTGACCCGCATGGCAGGCGCCATCGGAACGGCCGCCCCCCAGGAAGGCGACCTCAAGCAGTACCTCACCACCGGCAAGATCGCGCTGGCCTCGCTCGTCGGCGACAAGACCATCCTCAAGGCGATGTCGACCAACGAGGTCGAGACCAAGATGGCCTACGACCACGCGGCGAAGAACGACGTCGCGACGCCGGACGCCCGCACCTTCTTCCAGAAGGCGTACGCCGACGAGACCCGGCACAAGGCGTGGATGGACGCGGCCGCAGCGGCCTGA
- a CDS encoding zinc-binding dehydrogenase — MQAAVVTGPGRIEIQTVARPLPAAGQVRVRLEGCGVCASNLTPWAGPEWMEFPTAPGGLGHEGWGVVDAVGEDVTGVAVGDRVSALFYNSYAGYDVGPASSVVRLPAELDRQPLPGEPLGCAMNIFRRSDIQAGQTVAIVGIGFLGAILTRLAAAAGARVIAISRRPYALEMARRMGAAETIPMLDHYQIIEQVRELTGGAMCERVIEAVGKQWPLDLAGELTAERGRLVIAGYHQDGPRQVNMQSWNWRGLDVINAHERDPNVYVDGIRAAVEALTSGRLDPRPLYTHSFPLHRLDEALNMTRDRPDGFMKALVTM; from the coding sequence ATGCAGGCAGCCGTGGTCACCGGACCCGGGCGCATCGAAATCCAGACGGTGGCGCGCCCGCTTCCGGCAGCAGGGCAGGTGCGGGTCCGCCTGGAAGGCTGCGGCGTCTGCGCGTCCAACCTGACGCCCTGGGCGGGGCCGGAGTGGATGGAATTCCCGACCGCCCCCGGCGGGCTGGGGCACGAAGGCTGGGGCGTCGTCGACGCAGTCGGGGAGGACGTCACCGGCGTGGCGGTGGGCGATCGGGTCTCGGCCCTCTTCTACAACAGCTACGCCGGCTACGATGTAGGCCCCGCGAGTTCGGTGGTGCGGCTGCCGGCGGAACTCGATCGGCAGCCGCTTCCCGGCGAACCGCTCGGCTGCGCGATGAACATCTTCCGCCGCAGCGACATCCAGGCGGGCCAGACGGTGGCCATCGTCGGCATCGGGTTCCTGGGCGCGATCCTGACCCGCCTCGCCGCCGCGGCGGGGGCCCGCGTGATCGCGATCTCGCGCCGCCCCTATGCGCTGGAGATGGCGCGGCGCATGGGCGCCGCCGAGACGATCCCCATGCTGGATCACTACCAGATCATCGAGCAGGTCCGGGAGCTGACCGGCGGCGCCATGTGCGAGCGGGTCATCGAGGCGGTCGGCAAGCAGTGGCCGCTCGATCTCGCAGGGGAACTCACCGCCGAGCGGGGGCGTCTGGTCATCGCCGGCTACCATCAGGACGGACCGCGCCAGGTCAACATGCAGTCGTGGAACTGGCGCGGCCTCGACGTCATCAATGCGCACGAGCGCGACCCGAACGTCTATGTCGATGGCATCCGGGCGGCGGTGGAGGCGTTGACCAGCGGCCGTCTCGATCCTCGCCCGCTGTACACGCACAGCTTTCCGCTGCATCGCCTCGACGAAGCCCTGAACATGACCCGCGATCGCCCGGACGGCTTCATGAAGGCGCTGGTGACGATGTAG
- a CDS encoding UDP-glucose/GDP-mannose dehydrogenase family protein — MIGAGYVGLVTGTCLAKLGFDVLCLDTDAERVAALKGGRSPIYEPGLDALMEKQVAEGRLRFDRFEPKGVARADFVFLAVGTPSLPGSDEADLSQIFDATRMVAPQLRPGACLVVKSTVPAGTNSAIRAIVSDRRPELAFSVVSNPEFLREGRAVEDFLRPDRIVVGCHDAAGRAGMERIYRSFMEQSVPVVFTTPENAELIKYAANAFLAMKVAFANEVSDLCEATGGDVRDVVRGIGLDARIGPSFLQPGPGFGGSCFPKDTRAFVDIGRRLGRPQRLVEAVVAINEDRKESLASRVSEALGSCAGKTIAILGVAFKPDTDDLREAPALRLIPALVEAGAAVRFYDPQVDADGVSELEGADQAPSLAAALEGADAAVLVTEWAEFRMLDLVSARRRMSGATFIDFRNVYSREAMDEAGFLYHPIGSAPLRDDARSPEQAGSGRRQRQAVGDGQVAVG; from the coding sequence ATGATCGGTGCGGGCTACGTCGGCCTCGTCACGGGTACCTGCCTCGCCAAGCTCGGTTTCGACGTGCTCTGCCTGGATACCGACGCCGAGCGGGTGGCGGCGCTGAAGGGCGGCAGGAGCCCGATCTACGAACCCGGCCTCGATGCGCTGATGGAAAAGCAGGTCGCCGAGGGCCGCCTGCGATTTGACCGGTTCGAGCCGAAGGGCGTCGCCCGGGCCGACTTCGTCTTTCTGGCGGTCGGCACACCGTCCCTGCCCGGCAGCGACGAGGCCGACCTCTCGCAGATATTCGACGCCACGCGCATGGTGGCCCCGCAATTGCGGCCCGGCGCCTGCCTGGTGGTGAAGTCCACCGTGCCGGCCGGGACCAACAGCGCCATCAGGGCCATCGTTTCGGACCGCCGCCCGGAATTGGCCTTTTCGGTGGTCTCGAATCCGGAGTTCCTGCGTGAGGGCCGGGCCGTGGAAGATTTCCTGCGACCCGACCGGATCGTCGTCGGCTGTCACGACGCCGCCGGCCGCGCCGGCATGGAAAGGATCTATCGGAGCTTCATGGAACAGAGCGTGCCGGTCGTGTTCACCACGCCGGAAAACGCCGAACTGATAAAATACGCCGCCAACGCCTTCCTGGCGATGAAGGTCGCCTTCGCCAACGAGGTCTCCGACCTCTGCGAGGCGACCGGCGGAGACGTCCGGGACGTGGTGCGCGGCATCGGCCTCGACGCGAGGATCGGCCCGAGTTTCCTCCAGCCCGGCCCCGGCTTCGGCGGCTCGTGCTTCCCGAAGGACACGCGCGCCTTCGTCGATATTGGCCGCAGGCTGGGCCGACCCCAGCGGCTCGTCGAGGCCGTGGTCGCAATCAACGAAGACCGCAAGGAGAGCCTCGCCTCCCGCGTATCCGAGGCCTTGGGTTCCTGCGCCGGCAAGACGATCGCCATACTGGGTGTCGCCTTCAAGCCCGACACCGACGACCTGCGCGAGGCGCCAGCTCTGCGGCTGATCCCCGCGCTGGTCGAGGCCGGCGCGGCGGTCCGCTTCTACGACCCGCAGGTGGATGCCGATGGCGTCTCCGAACTGGAAGGGGCCGATCAGGCCCCGTCGCTGGCGGCGGCACTGGAAGGCGCGGACGCTGCCGTCCTGGTGACGGAGTGGGCCGAGTTCCGCATGCTCGACCTCGTCTCGGCGCGGCGCCGCATGAGCGGCGCGACCTTCATCGATTTCCGCAATGTCTACTCCCGCGAAGCGATGGATGAGGCCGGCTTCCTCTACCATCCGATCGGCTCCGCTCCCCTCCGCGACGACGCGCGGTCCCCGGAGCAGGCCGGTTCGGGCCGGCGGCAACGCCAGGCGGTCGGAGACGGCCAAGTGGCGGTGGGCTGA
- a CDS encoding NAD(P)-dependent oxidoreductase — protein sequence MSRFLVTGGAGFIGRQVCKELLDHGHEVRVLDALIDQVHGAGQPVDLDGVEIRKGDIRDAQTVRAALSGVDGVVHLAAEVGVGQSMYEIERYVSTNDVGTAVLLQELIEQPVGRIVVASSMSVYGEGRYKTASGEVIDNARRDPAAIAAGRWDVLGPDGDVLRPVATDETKPVDLASIYALTKYFQEQAVLIFANAYKVDAVALRLFNVFGPGQALSNPYTGVLANFSSRIAKGQAPTIFEDGLQRRDFVHVRDVARAFRLALERPEAKGQTINIGSGRSYSVTDVARMVAQAMNSPVEPEIMMKARSGDIRNCFSDISKARALLGFEPRHSLEDSLGELAAWVAQQEVTDRNDEMRKHLEARGLVA from the coding sequence TTGTCTCGCTTTCTCGTCACCGGCGGTGCCGGCTTCATCGGACGTCAGGTCTGCAAGGAACTTCTCGATCACGGCCACGAGGTGCGGGTTCTCGATGCCCTGATCGACCAGGTGCATGGGGCCGGGCAGCCGGTGGATCTGGACGGCGTGGAGATCCGCAAGGGCGACATCCGCGATGCCCAGACCGTGCGGGCCGCCCTCTCGGGCGTCGACGGCGTCGTTCACCTGGCGGCGGAAGTCGGCGTCGGCCAGAGCATGTACGAGATCGAGCGCTACGTCAGCACCAACGACGTCGGCACGGCGGTGCTGCTTCAGGAACTGATCGAGCAGCCCGTCGGCCGCATCGTCGTCGCCTCGTCCATGAGCGTCTATGGCGAAGGGCGCTACAAGACCGCTTCCGGCGAGGTCATCGACAACGCCCGCCGGGACCCCGCGGCCATCGCGGCGGGGCGCTGGGATGTGCTCGGGCCGGACGGCGACGTGCTGCGTCCGGTCGCCACCGACGAGACGAAGCCGGTGGATCTCGCCTCGATCTACGCGCTGACGAAGTATTTCCAGGAACAGGCGGTGCTGATCTTCGCCAACGCCTACAAGGTGGACGCGGTGGCGTTGCGCCTGTTCAACGTGTTCGGCCCGGGACAGGCGCTGTCCAATCCCTATACCGGCGTCCTCGCCAATTTCTCCTCCCGCATCGCCAAGGGACAGGCCCCGACGATCTTCGAGGACGGGCTGCAGCGGCGTGATTTCGTGCATGTGCGCGACGTCGCCCGGGCTTTCCGCCTGGCGCTCGAGCGGCCCGAGGCGAAGGGCCAGACGATCAATATCGGCAGCGGCCGGTCCTACTCGGTCACCGACGTCGCGCGCATGGTGGCGCAGGCGATGAACAGCCCGGTCGAGCCCGAGATCATGATGAAGGCCCGCTCGGGCGACATCCGCAACTGCTTCTCCGACATCTCCAAGGCGCGGGCGCTGCTCGGCTTCGAGCCGCGCCATTCGCTGGAGGATTCGCTCGGCGAACTCGCCGCGTGGGTGGCGCAGCAGGAAGTCACCGATCGTAACGACGAAATGCGCAAGCACCTCGAAGCACGAGGCCTCGTGGCATGA
- a CDS encoding NAD-dependent epimerase/dehydratase family protein codes for MKAGSAGQDKPYGFAEWFRPGEHERTLSALDAMERAGARFLRTHLSWAEYHQPEGPAWYDWLIPKIAERFELLPCVHYTPPSLSRTGTSAGAPFRLLDYADFIDHVLTRYGAHFTAVELWNEPNNLLDWDWREDTDWALFCEMVGAAAHWAQERGYKTVLGGLSPFDANWLHLMGERGLLAKMDVVGLHGFPGTWDSENSTWNGWDDLIGQTRSVLDRYAPAAEIWITEAGYATWRHDGATQAESFLQALGAPAERLYWYGWQDIQRDVAVQEGLRFDDRHYHMGVVDAAGRPKLLGRLLSQGGVPAVRETMALAAPHLRQGAAPIVVTGGAGFIGCNIAESFLAEGRDVVVIDNLSRPGVERNLAWLRDRHGPLVHWQPHDMRDEQRLIDVVQDAAAVFHLAAQVAVTTSLEQPMADFEVNARGTLNVLEAVRRSGRKTPVIFASTNKVYGNLADLAMKEEADRYAPADNDIAAHGVSEARRLDFCTPYGCSKGVADQYVLDYAKSYGLPTAVLRMSCIYGPRQFGTEDQGWVAHFLIRALRDEGLTIYGDGKQVRDILHVADAVAAYRALLANIDTVQGRAFNLGGGPDNAVSLRTVLAVISDLVGGDLAIRYSDTRQGDQTYFVADTRQLTETVGWRAKIGWQEGLRDLHAWLSSPEGPLEDDRLASLRAAPVLLAQDRRRLSA; via the coding sequence ATGAAGGCGGGATCCGCGGGTCAGGACAAGCCCTACGGCTTTGCCGAGTGGTTCCGCCCCGGCGAGCACGAGCGCACGCTGAGCGCGCTGGACGCGATGGAGCGCGCCGGCGCGCGCTTCCTGCGCACCCATCTCTCCTGGGCCGAGTATCATCAGCCGGAAGGGCCCGCCTGGTACGACTGGCTGATCCCGAAGATCGCGGAGCGTTTCGAGCTTCTGCCCTGCGTCCACTACACGCCGCCGTCCCTGTCGCGCACCGGCACGTCCGCGGGCGCCCCCTTCCGCCTCTTGGACTATGCCGACTTCATCGACCACGTCCTGACGCGATACGGCGCGCATTTCACCGCCGTCGAGCTGTGGAACGAGCCGAACAACCTCCTCGACTGGGACTGGCGCGAGGACACCGACTGGGCCCTATTCTGCGAGATGGTCGGCGCCGCCGCGCACTGGGCGCAGGAACGCGGCTACAAGACCGTGCTCGGCGGCCTCAGCCCCTTCGATGCCAACTGGCTGCACCTGATGGGCGAGCGCGGCCTCTTGGCGAAGATGGACGTCGTGGGCCTGCACGGCTTTCCGGGCACCTGGGACAGCGAGAACAGCACCTGGAACGGCTGGGACGACCTGATCGGCCAGACGCGTTCCGTTCTCGACCGGTACGCTCCGGCCGCCGAAATCTGGATCACTGAAGCCGGCTACGCCACCTGGCGGCACGACGGAGCGACGCAGGCGGAGAGTTTCCTCCAGGCGCTGGGCGCCCCGGCGGAACGTCTTTACTGGTATGGCTGGCAGGACATCCAGCGCGACGTCGCGGTGCAGGAAGGCCTGCGCTTCGACGACCGGCATTATCACATGGGCGTCGTCGACGCGGCGGGCCGGCCCAAGCTCCTGGGGCGCCTCCTCTCGCAGGGCGGGGTTCCGGCCGTACGCGAGACGATGGCGCTCGCCGCCCCGCATCTGCGGCAGGGGGCCGCGCCGATCGTGGTCACTGGCGGCGCGGGGTTCATCGGCTGCAACATCGCCGAGAGCTTCCTTGCCGAAGGCCGCGACGTCGTCGTCATCGACAATCTCAGCCGGCCCGGCGTCGAGCGCAATCTGGCGTGGCTGAGGGATCGCCATGGCCCGCTCGTGCACTGGCAGCCCCACGACATGCGTGACGAGCAGCGCCTCATCGACGTCGTCCAGGACGCCGCCGCGGTGTTCCATCTGGCTGCCCAGGTCGCGGTCACCACCAGCCTCGAACAGCCGATGGCGGATTTCGAGGTGAACGCGCGCGGCACGCTGAACGTGCTGGAAGCCGTCCGGCGCTCGGGGCGCAAGACCCCGGTGATCTTCGCGTCGACCAACAAGGTCTACGGCAATCTTGCCGATCTCGCGATGAAGGAGGAGGCCGATCGCTACGCGCCGGCCGACAACGACATCGCCGCTCACGGCGTGAGCGAGGCGAGACGGCTGGACTTCTGCACGCCCTATGGCTGCTCGAAGGGCGTCGCGGACCAGTACGTGCTGGACTACGCGAAATCCTACGGCCTTCCGACCGCGGTGCTGCGGATGAGCTGCATCTACGGTCCCCGCCAGTTCGGCACCGAAGACCAGGGGTGGGTCGCCCATTTCCTGATCCGGGCGCTGCGCGACGAGGGGCTGACCATCTATGGCGACGGCAAGCAGGTGCGTGACATCTTGCACGTGGCCGATGCCGTGGCCGCCTACCGGGCGCTGCTGGCGAACATCGACACGGTGCAGGGCCGCGCCTTCAATCTCGGCGGCGGCCCCGACAATGCGGTCAGCCTCAGGACCGTCCTCGCGGTGATCTCGGACCTCGTCGGAGGCGATCTGGCCATCCGCTACAGCGACACGCGCCAGGGCGACCAGACATACTTCGTCGCCGACACGAGGCAATTGACCGAGACAGTGGGCTGGCGGGCGAAGATCGGCTGGCAGGAAGGTCTGCGCGATCTGCATGCCTGGCTGAGCAGCCCGGAAGGCCCGCTGGAAGATGACCGGCTGGCATCCCTGCGGGCGGCGCCGGTCCTGCTTGCCCAGGACCGGCGGAGGCTGTCGGCGTGA
- a CDS encoding glycosyltransferase family 4 protein, protein MSRAQPRHVLMTTDAVGGVWRYSVDLAAALNAVGTRVLLVNIGPRPSESQQHEVAALERTRLMVLDEKLDWIAAGPEELAAIPGRLGQLADAEGVDLLHLNLPSQAAGLQTSLPVVAVSHSCVATWWDAMRGGALPPEWRWLFDMNREGLQRADGVLAPTQAHADALKRVYGTAGKLAIVPNAVESTTWQKQEAREPFVLAAARWWDEGKNAALLDHLGERAAWPVRAAGSCHGGNGQSFAFRHVEELGSLPSAGIRRLMARAAIFVSPSLYEPFGLAALEAAETGAALVMADIPTYREIWQDAALFADPRDPSAFADAVNALIADPERRDALGRAAHVRAGQFTPKRQMQALQAAYGRLAPARAAAEPLHAS, encoded by the coding sequence GTGAGCCGCGCTCAGCCGCGCCATGTGCTGATGACGACCGATGCCGTCGGCGGCGTCTGGCGCTATTCGGTCGATCTGGCCGCAGCCCTGAACGCTGTCGGGACACGCGTGCTTCTCGTGAACATCGGCCCCCGGCCGTCCGAGTCCCAGCAGCACGAGGTCGCCGCGCTGGAGCGGACGCGGCTGATGGTTCTCGACGAGAAGCTGGACTGGATCGCGGCGGGGCCGGAGGAGCTCGCCGCGATCCCCGGACGCCTCGGCCAGCTGGCCGACGCGGAGGGCGTTGACCTTCTGCACCTGAACCTGCCCAGCCAGGCCGCCGGACTGCAGACCAGCCTTCCGGTCGTCGCCGTATCGCATTCCTGCGTCGCCACCTGGTGGGATGCCATGCGAGGCGGCGCGCTTCCGCCGGAGTGGCGGTGGCTGTTCGACATGAACCGCGAGGGACTGCAGCGGGCTGATGGCGTACTCGCGCCGACGCAGGCGCATGCCGATGCCTTGAAGCGCGTCTACGGCACCGCGGGGAAGCTGGCGATCGTCCCCAACGCCGTCGAGAGCACGACCTGGCAGAAGCAGGAAGCGCGGGAGCCCTTCGTGCTCGCGGCGGCGCGCTGGTGGGACGAGGGCAAGAACGCCGCCCTGCTCGACCATCTGGGCGAGCGCGCCGCCTGGCCGGTCCGCGCCGCCGGCTCCTGCCACGGCGGCAACGGCCAGAGCTTCGCCTTCCGCCACGTGGAGGAGCTAGGCTCCCTGCCGAGCGCCGGGATACGGCGATTGATGGCCCGCGCCGCGATCTTCGTCTCCCCCTCGCTCTACGAGCCGTTCGGGCTTGCGGCGCTGGAGGCGGCGGAGACCGGGGCGGCATTGGTGATGGCCGACATCCCGACCTATCGCGAGATCTGGCAGGACGCCGCGCTCTTCGCCGATCCCCGCGATCCCTCTGCCTTCGCCGACGCCGTGAATGCGCTGATTGCCGACCCGGAGCGGCGCGATGCGCTCGGCCGCGCGGCCCATGTCCGCGCGGGGCAGTTCACCCCGAAGCGGCAGATGCAGGCGCTGCAGGCGGCCTATGGCCGCCTCGCCCCGGCACGGGCCGCCGCCGAACCCTTGCATGCGAGCTGA